A genomic segment from Leptolyngbya boryana PCC 6306 encodes:
- a CDS encoding PAS domain S-box protein, with amino-acid sequence MSVEQWTNPSSSGRDRDYQILLDAIPDLILRIDRNGVCLDYHLPKNFKAYGREFDWYGRRLDEIIPAEVAQQQMEYVASAIATNEMQVYEQQIEWNDEIRYEEVRVRRYSETEALVLVRDISAQKNAEKALTQSEARFQRLATNIPGMIYQFRLETDGTVSFPFVSRVSERIYEVEPELIQEDPGLLIGQIHPDDRASFEESIRHSAETLEPWKWSGRNVLSSGKIKWIEGHSQPELQIDGAIVWDGIVTDVSDRKQLEAQRQQAECAIAESEARFRSFVENANDLICAFSPTGLFTYISPKVFEISGFLAKELLGKPLSDFIHPEDLHIVQASIEELLKTGERQSAIEFRARRKDGDWYWALCNTSSIRGSNGGVVSILSIVRDISDRKANEEKLRQQAIDLENALQELQKTQAQLIHSEKMSSLGQLVAGIAHEINNPIGFIHGNIIHAMNYFQDLVALIKLYQTHECHSIPDIEAFIEEINLDFIYKDLQSIFDSMQTGTERIREIVLSLRNFSRLDEAQLKPVNIHDGIESTLTILQSRLHQAESKIIVSKFYNQLPKVECFASSLNQVFLQILTNAIDAVSEVCAPVIEIHTEFISANWVRIRILDSGVGIPESVQARMFDPFFTTKPVGKGTGMGLAISYQIVTDQHHGRLKCQSKPGQGTEFTIELPIRQSQ; translated from the coding sequence ATGAGTGTTGAGCAGTGGACAAACCCCAGTTCCAGCGGGCGCGATCGCGATTATCAGATTTTATTAGACGCAATCCCAGATTTAATCTTACGGATTGATCGCAACGGGGTTTGCCTCGACTATCACCTCCCCAAAAACTTCAAAGCATACGGGCGAGAATTCGATTGGTACGGTAGACGCTTAGATGAAATCATTCCAGCAGAAGTCGCTCAACAGCAGATGGAATATGTTGCATCTGCGATCGCGACGAATGAGATGCAAGTGTATGAACAGCAGATCGAATGGAACGATGAAATTCGATACGAAGAAGTTCGAGTCCGCCGTTACAGTGAGACAGAAGCTTTAGTCCTGGTTCGCGATATCAGTGCCCAAAAAAATGCGGAGAAGGCACTGACACAAAGCGAAGCTCGATTTCAACGTCTGGCAACGAATATTCCCGGTATGATTTATCAGTTTCGGCTTGAGACGGATGGAACTGTGAGTTTTCCGTTTGTCAGCCGAGTTTCTGAGCGCATCTATGAAGTCGAACCCGAATTAATTCAAGAAGATCCAGGCTTGCTAATCGGTCAAATTCATCCCGATGATCGCGCATCATTTGAAGAATCGATTCGACACTCAGCAGAAACGCTTGAACCCTGGAAATGGTCAGGGCGGAATGTTCTGTCTTCTGGCAAGATCAAGTGGATTGAAGGACATTCACAGCCGGAACTGCAAATTGATGGAGCGATCGTGTGGGATGGCATTGTCACTGATGTCAGCGATCGCAAGCAGCTTGAAGCCCAGCGCCAGCAGGCAGAATGCGCGATCGCAGAAAGTGAAGCGCGGTTTCGCAGCTTTGTGGAAAATGCCAATGATTTAATTTGTGCCTTTTCGCCCACGGGTCTCTTTACTTATATTTCTCCTAAAGTCTTTGAAATTTCTGGATTCTTAGCCAAAGAGCTGCTCGGCAAACCCTTGTCCGACTTTATTCATCCTGAGGATTTGCACATTGTTCAAGCTTCCATCGAGGAGCTTTTGAAAACTGGAGAGCGGCAATCTGCGATCGAGTTTCGGGCTAGACGTAAAGATGGAGACTGGTACTGGGCGTTGTGTAATACGTCTAGCATTAGAGGCTCGAACGGAGGAGTCGTCAGTATTTTGAGTATTGTGCGCGATATTAGCGATCGCAAAGCCAATGAAGAAAAGCTTAGACAACAAGCGATCGATCTAGAAAATGCCTTGCAAGAACTTCAAAAAACGCAAGCGCAACTGATCCACAGTGAAAAAATGTCTTCTCTGGGGCAACTCGTTGCCGGAATTGCTCATGAAATCAACAATCCCATTGGGTTTATTCACGGCAACATTATTCACGCCATGAATTACTTTCAGGATCTTGTTGCGTTGATTAAGTTGTATCAAACTCATGAGTGTCATTCAATTCCAGACATTGAAGCGTTTATCGAGGAAATCAATCTCGATTTTATTTACAAAGATCTGCAAAGTATCTTTGATTCAATGCAAACCGGAACAGAGCGAATTCGAGAAATTGTGTTGTCTCTGCGTAACTTTTCTCGACTCGATGAAGCGCAACTGAAGCCTGTGAACATTCACGACGGGATTGAAAGTACCTTAACGATTCTGCAAAGCCGACTGCATCAGGCTGAATCGAAAATCATAGTTTCAAAGTTCTATAACCAACTGCCGAAGGTAGAATGTTTTGCGAGTTCTTTAAATCAAGTCTTCCTCCAGATCTTGACGAATGCGATCGATGCAGTCAGCGAAGTTTGTGCGCCAGTGATTGAGATTCACACCGAATTTATCAGTGCAAACTGGGTGCGAATCCGAATTCTAGACAGTGGTGTCGGGATTCCTGAATCGGTACAAGCTCGCATGTTTGACCCATTCTTTACGACGAAACCTGTGGGCAAAGGTACTGGAATGGGTCTGGCAATTAGCTATCAAATTGTCACCGATCAACATCACGGCAGGTTGAAGTGCCAATCTAAACCCGGTCAGGGGACAGAATTTACGATCGAACTTCCCATTCGTCAATCACAGTAG
- a CDS encoding MBL fold metallo-hydrolase: MPLESSIPLTPQSRPAKAPRLVLTEETCAQDRLVPIFAFPPNRDTLGGTSYLIVEKEGNVLIDCPAWDEQSRSFLDAQGGVKQLVITHRGGIGKVRDIQSAFHCDVIIQEQEAYLLPNLTVTPFQENLMISPHLEVIWTSGHSPGTACVYLNACGGVLFSGRHLVADSQGNPVPLRTAKTFHWLRQIRNVQKLLDRFDRDTLNWICPGGNIGLLRGKTAIDHAYEKLAQLDLEQCVKQQPLL, encoded by the coding sequence GTGCCCCTAGAATCTTCAATTCCTTTAACACCCCAGTCACGCCCTGCAAAAGCTCCACGTCTGGTTTTGACTGAGGAAACCTGTGCGCAGGATCGTCTTGTCCCAATTTTCGCATTTCCACCGAATCGTGACACACTCGGTGGAACATCCTATCTCATTGTAGAAAAAGAGGGAAATGTGCTGATCGACTGCCCAGCGTGGGATGAGCAGTCGCGATCGTTTCTCGATGCCCAAGGGGGTGTAAAACAGCTTGTGATCACGCATCGCGGCGGAATCGGCAAAGTTCGCGACATCCAATCGGCGTTTCACTGCGACGTGATCATTCAAGAGCAAGAAGCCTATTTACTCCCGAATCTTACCGTCACTCCATTTCAGGAAAATTTAATGATCTCGCCACATCTAGAGGTCATTTGGACTTCAGGACATTCGCCTGGAACCGCCTGTGTGTATTTGAATGCGTGCGGCGGTGTGCTCTTTTCGGGACGGCATTTAGTCGCAGATTCTCAAGGCAATCCTGTACCGCTCAGGACTGCGAAAACGTTTCACTGGCTGCGGCAAATTCGCAATGTGCAAAAATTACTCGATCGCTTCGATCGCGATACGTTGAATTGGATTTGTCCGGGTGGAAATATTGGCTTACTGCGAGGCAAAACGGCGATCGATCACGCCTACGAGAAATTAGCCCAGCTTGATTTGGAGCAGTGTGTCAAACAACAGCCTCTACTGTGA
- a CDS encoding DUF4912 domain-containing protein gives MLPNQKSSALGFALLLTTVATVKPLESIFVPQTLAQAAPTSFPFPSSVPSGTTIQIDGSSSMVTINQALKQRFEQQFSGSTINLNYSGTPAGLQALRDGKIDLAAIGRPLTASERQEGLVPVALERGKIAIITSPDNPFKGGITVVQLVKIVRGEITDWSELGGAPGKIRFIDRPDLSDTRTAFRNYSVFIQPSESVSSSSPIRTPEDSTQAVAQQLGQDGISFAPANQVLGNSSVRIVPMHNTLPNDPRYPFSQPFYYVHKATPSPGAAALLGYITSDVGRNLVQTTESDPASLALDPATLFAAGTAATVASLNPGNPGNIGAGAGSSPAPAPSPAGAATPNSTSGTAPDGQAPDSTANAQKIAEQVPAGSANEPTIVGQVPAGSANAQPSSNNDTSNNDSGIPGWLWWLLPLGLGALLLGWLLRGRRSTPSTAEVPPAAPSLSPAPTAPPPPPPLMTPSEPDISLASRAESVISSDRAAIAEVQPPTIPSAAMGGAAVIAGAGAAAAASQLGRADAGDSPEPIPQSTSEVEPPAEVAGAGAAAAASQLEQALEHSDVEGVPESTTAASAIEVEPTAVPERPLVEIREMPPIEMTAPSIEPPEAPPESDFDLSGAAALGLAGLGTAAWMNRTRSGVPPEPEPLVTLDAIEDLDAPEDAILDQPAIELNLDDAPSVVEAVPQPSYEQLAFEQGVAPIDATDATEPLVENSNNAQGMIPEIAAFGGAAALGVAGMGQAGDNFSGIDPEPQLEEVIEPEDTDETPASVESSDLEIIDAEPISDDEARSIMDNSEAQVIELEEPPIIAATSEVESVEASSSIPEIAALGGAATAAGLAGIAGSRLADQEANLESPQPEVPDTQETPAMIDPSQPDASAASSDESTDESALPGIAAVGGIATGMVGMAMARSDEGQTIVESARFDVGQTDLSSEALADVDEGLPDLPDGYGDSRIVLMPRDPQWAYAYWDIPNEHKSELRNQGGQNLVLRLYDVTDVDLAHQSPHSLQQFACDEMARDWYLPIPVSDRDYIAEIGYMSGDGRWLMLARSHSVRIPPAYPSAWENDQFVTIDWEEELTGKTFLTLGSPAAESEIGSPNGMYDQIFDLSQGAELQRMAGSIFGSMQQVPAAAVSSFVFPSGMGMWALPTVSGMSGIGMSGVGMFSGSAIPARPRKFWLVADAELIIYGATEPDATVSIGGQIIPLNPDGTFRFQMSFQDGLIDYPILAVAKDGEQTRSIHLKFNRETPSRNTNTKDEAIDEWQ, from the coding sequence ATGTTGCCAAACCAAAAATCGTCTGCGCTCGGTTTTGCGCTGCTGTTAACGACTGTTGCAACGGTAAAACCCCTAGAATCGATCTTTGTTCCTCAAACTTTGGCTCAAGCCGCGCCCACAAGTTTCCCGTTTCCGTCTTCTGTGCCCTCAGGGACAACGATTCAAATTGATGGTTCGAGCAGTATGGTAACCATCAACCAGGCTTTGAAACAACGATTTGAGCAGCAATTTTCAGGCAGCACCATTAATCTCAACTACTCGGGCACGCCAGCTGGATTACAGGCATTGCGCGATGGCAAAATCGACCTCGCTGCGATCGGTCGTCCGCTCACCGCATCCGAACGCCAAGAAGGTTTAGTGCCTGTTGCCCTCGAACGCGGCAAAATTGCCATTATCACCAGTCCAGACAATCCCTTCAAAGGCGGGATCACCGTTGTTCAACTCGTCAAAATCGTTCGGGGTGAAATCACCGATTGGTCAGAATTAGGCGGCGCACCTGGAAAGATTCGGTTTATCGATCGCCCCGATCTCAGTGACACCCGGACAGCATTTCGGAACTATTCTGTCTTCATTCAACCGTCTGAGTCAGTCAGCAGCAGCAGTCCAATTCGTACCCCTGAAGACAGCACCCAAGCGGTTGCCCAACAGCTCGGTCAAGACGGCATCAGTTTTGCCCCTGCCAATCAAGTTTTAGGGAATTCCAGCGTCCGGATCGTGCCCATGCACAACACGTTGCCCAATGATCCCCGCTATCCGTTCTCACAGCCGTTCTACTACGTCCATAAGGCGACGCCTTCTCCGGGAGCCGCTGCACTGTTGGGTTACATTACTTCGGATGTAGGACGTAACTTAGTTCAAACCACAGAAAGCGATCCGGCTTCACTCGCTTTAGATCCTGCGACTCTCTTTGCCGCTGGAACGGCTGCAACGGTTGCCTCATTGAATCCAGGAAATCCAGGAAATATCGGCGCAGGTGCGGGTTCTTCTCCCGCTCCCGCCCCCTCTCCTGCTGGGGCTGCTACTCCAAATTCAACTTCAGGCACAGCTCCAGATGGACAAGCCCCAGATTCAACTGCTAATGCGCAAAAGATTGCAGAACAAGTTCCGGCTGGATCTGCCAATGAACCAACGATCGTCGGGCAAGTTCCGGCTGGATCTGCCAATGCGCAACCATCGTCTAACAACGACACGAGTAACAACGATAGTGGTATTCCAGGATGGCTCTGGTGGTTACTGCCACTCGGATTGGGAGCACTGCTTTTAGGTTGGCTTTTACGCGGTCGGCGATCGACTCCCTCAACTGCTGAAGTTCCACCTGCTGCGCCCTCTCTATCCCCTGCTCCAACAGCACCGCCCCCACCTCCACCACTCATGACTCCGAGCGAACCTGATATCAGTCTGGCTTCTCGCGCGGAATCTGTGATTTCATCGGATCGCGCAGCGATCGCGGAAGTTCAACCCCCGACGATTCCCTCGGCTGCAATGGGTGGAGCAGCCGTCATTGCGGGTGCTGGAGCCGCTGCCGCAGCATCACAATTAGGACGTGCTGATGCGGGTGACAGTCCTGAACCGATCCCACAATCCACAAGTGAAGTCGAGCCACCTGCTGAGGTTGCGGGTGCTGGAGCCGCTGCCGCAGCATCACAATTAGAGCAAGCATTAGAGCACTCTGATGTCGAGGGCGTTCCTGAATCAACGACTGCTGCATCTGCAATTGAGGTCGAGCCGACTGCTGTGCCTGAGCGCCCCTTAGTTGAAATTCGAGAGATGCCGCCGATTGAAATGACAGCACCCTCGATCGAACCTCCCGAAGCTCCGCCTGAATCCGATTTTGATCTCTCTGGTGCAGCCGCTTTAGGGTTAGCTGGATTAGGGACTGCGGCTTGGATGAACCGGACTCGATCGGGAGTCCCACCCGAGCCGGAACCCCTTGTCACGTTAGATGCGATCGAGGATTTAGACGCGCCAGAAGATGCCATACTCGACCAACCTGCGATCGAGCTGAATCTTGATGATGCACCCAGCGTTGTCGAAGCAGTTCCACAACCTTCTTACGAGCAGTTAGCGTTTGAGCAAGGCGTTGCACCGATCGATGCTACTGACGCGACAGAACCGCTGGTCGAAAACTCAAACAATGCTCAAGGCATGATTCCAGAAATTGCTGCATTCGGTGGTGCTGCTGCCTTGGGAGTGGCAGGAATGGGGCAAGCGGGAGATAATTTTTCCGGGATTGATCCAGAACCGCAGTTAGAAGAAGTGATCGAGCCAGAGGACACCGACGAAACTCCTGCGAGTGTTGAATCTTCTGATCTAGAAATTATCGATGCTGAGCCGATCTCCGACGATGAAGCGCGCTCAATTATGGATAATTCTGAAGCACAAGTGATCGAACTTGAGGAGCCACCTATAATTGCGGCAACTTCTGAAGTCGAATCTGTAGAAGCAAGTTCTTCTATTCCAGAAATTGCTGCTTTAGGTGGAGCCGCAACAGCAGCAGGGTTAGCAGGCATCGCAGGTTCTCGCTTAGCAGATCAAGAAGCCAATCTTGAATCTCCTCAGCCAGAAGTGCCCGACACTCAGGAGACACCTGCCATGATTGATCCTTCTCAACCCGATGCAAGCGCAGCATCTTCAGACGAATCTACAGACGAATCTGCATTACCCGGAATCGCCGCAGTCGGCGGAATCGCTACCGGAATGGTCGGTATGGCAATGGCACGATCGGATGAGGGTCAAACGATCGTGGAATCGGCGCGGTTTGATGTCGGACAGACCGATTTGTCGAGTGAAGCTTTAGCGGATGTGGATGAAGGCTTACCAGATTTACCAGATGGCTACGGGGACAGTCGGATTGTGCTGATGCCGCGCGATCCGCAATGGGCTTACGCCTATTGGGACATTCCTAACGAACACAAATCCGAACTGCGTAATCAAGGCGGACAGAATTTAGTGCTGCGATTGTACGATGTCACGGATGTCGATTTAGCGCATCAAAGCCCGCACAGTTTGCAGCAGTTTGCCTGTGACGAAATGGCGCGCGATTGGTATTTGCCGATTCCTGTCAGCGATCGCGATTACATTGCAGAAATTGGGTACATGAGCGGGGATGGACGCTGGTTGATGCTGGCGCGATCACACTCTGTACGCATTCCTCCGGCTTATCCGTCTGCCTGGGAAAACGATCAATTCGTCACGATCGATTGGGAAGAAGAACTCACAGGTAAAACTTTCTTGACATTAGGATCACCCGCCGCTGAAAGTGAAATAGGCAGTCCGAATGGCATGTATGATCAGATCTTCGACCTGTCACAAGGCGCAGAACTGCAACGCATGGCTGGATCGATTTTCGGTTCAATGCAGCAGGTTCCCGCTGCCGCTGTCAGTTCGTTTGTGTTCCCGTCGGGGATGGGAATGTGGGCGTTGCCAACGGTTTCGGGCATGTCAGGCATTGGCATGTCAGGAGTCGGCATGTTCTCAGGTAGTGCGATTCCGGCTCGTCCGCGCAAATTCTGGCTGGTTGCAGATGCGGAACTGATTATCTACGGGGCAACAGAACCGGATGCGACTGTCTCGATCGGCGGACAAATCATTCCGCTCAATCCAGACGGAACCTTCCGATTCCAGATGTCCTTCCAAGATGGTTTAATCGATTATCCGATCTTGGCAGTCGCGAAAGATGGGGAACAAACGCGATCGATTCATTTGAAGTTCAATCGCGAAACCCCCAGCCGCAATACGAATACCAAGGATGAAGCGATCGATGAGTGGCAATGA
- a CDS encoding ATP-binding protein, which yields MKGLVQKCRSLLVYRDVFEDAITGAFLTVLENLDRPEIAIQAYADWFSALAKLRQGWKDYLLNRILLSENAFTQQAHESFIPDELIHAVRRDARILQEVYQLGCAQFAELLDLVPWRDHLIQVDSRSRYQEFERIQKRLEVSEDWAGEFIELLSFYRKFGTGRFAEYSAFRWQNGKLNAIATPDPVRIDALVGYESQRDQLLRNTEFLLAGLPALHILLYGSRGSGKSSLVKSLLGKYENLRLIEVAKSELRDLPAIVEGLRNLPQKFVIFVDDLSFEEDDDAYKALKVVLEGNLTARPQNVVVYATSNRRHLIREFFDDRPRPRDADEIHNWDTVQEKLSFSDRFGLTLTFEPADQPTYLKIVHHLAEQAGISVDDLEFRALQWATRHNGRSGRTARQFVDFLKSELTHE from the coding sequence ATGAAAGGATTGGTTCAGAAATGTCGATCGCTATTGGTGTATCGCGATGTCTTTGAAGATGCGATCACTGGTGCTTTTCTCACTGTACTAGAGAATCTCGATCGCCCTGAAATTGCAATTCAGGCTTACGCAGATTGGTTTTCAGCGTTAGCAAAACTCCGGCAAGGCTGGAAAGATTACTTGCTGAATCGAATTCTGCTTTCAGAGAATGCGTTTACTCAGCAAGCGCATGAAAGTTTTATTCCCGATGAATTGATCCATGCGGTTCGGCGTGATGCCCGAATTCTGCAAGAGGTTTATCAACTTGGGTGTGCTCAATTTGCTGAGTTATTGGATCTCGTTCCTTGGCGAGATCATTTGATTCAGGTCGATAGTCGTTCTCGGTATCAGGAGTTTGAACGAATTCAGAAACGCTTAGAAGTTTCTGAAGATTGGGCAGGTGAGTTTATTGAGTTACTCTCGTTCTATCGCAAGTTTGGAACTGGAAGGTTTGCCGAGTACTCTGCATTCCGTTGGCAGAATGGGAAATTAAACGCGATCGCGACTCCTGATCCGGTGCGAATCGATGCCTTAGTCGGGTATGAGTCTCAGCGCGATCAACTGTTGCGGAATACTGAATTTTTGCTGGCTGGATTACCTGCACTGCATATTTTGCTGTATGGCAGTCGCGGTTCAGGGAAATCGTCGCTGGTCAAATCACTACTGGGTAAATATGAGAATCTGCGATTGATTGAAGTGGCAAAGTCAGAATTGAGAGATTTGCCTGCGATCGTTGAAGGATTACGCAATCTGCCTCAGAAGTTTGTCATCTTTGTCGATGATTTGTCGTTTGAAGAAGATGACGATGCGTATAAGGCATTAAAAGTGGTTCTAGAAGGCAATTTAACGGCTCGCCCTCAGAATGTTGTGGTCTATGCAACGTCGAATCGACGGCATTTGATTCGAGAATTTTTTGACGATCGCCCTAGACCTAGAGATGCCGATGAGATTCACAACTGGGATACTGTGCAAGAGAAACTATCGTTTAGCGATCGCTTTGGGTTAACGTTAACGTTTGAACCTGCGGATCAACCGACTTATTTGAAAATTGTGCATCACCTTGCAGAGCAGGCGG
- a CDS encoding site-2 protease family protein, translating into MIWLLLLGLITYLFITQWVASLTRTPVWLLWLVAMLPVLILLIWTVVSQGQTMPLRYTAILFAGCLVLYLYLIQRGRISRSEPIDEPVPPEPIPDLQPPSLASLRPLNPAEESNLQTCFPWSVFYLRHLEYHPQGVVCRGQLRTAPEKAYDIIRTNIEAQFGDRFDVIFQEYFPGEPFFELVLNSVPAFEAKHQPGALRPGFAFVLGFLTLFTTTWAGLQVVGRVPTIPALLEDGFPYSIAILMFFGARSFGYFITARKFQVATTLPYFIPIIPLPFFPVGTIGGFTRLASRIPNRKALFDIGLVGAFLGLSVSIPLLAWGLVQSELVGVQGQAGIFQFRALDPRLSIVLALFSKLVFGEELTAEAAIRLHPTAIAGWIGLLFTAFNLMPIGQLDGGRMVHAIFGRRIGARIGRISRFLLLGLAIVYPHLLLWAVLLLLLPALNEPTLNDVVEVDGWREAIGFMALVILILLVLPVPKFLTAVLGM; encoded by the coding sequence ATGATTTGGCTTCTGCTGCTCGGACTGATCACCTATCTATTTATTACCCAGTGGGTCGCAAGTCTCACGCGCACGCCCGTGTGGCTACTGTGGCTGGTGGCAATGCTGCCTGTCTTGATTCTGTTGATCTGGACCGTTGTGTCACAAGGACAGACGATGCCCCTGAGATATACCGCAATTTTATTTGCAGGCTGTTTGGTGTTGTACTTATATCTGATTCAGCGAGGGCGCATTTCTCGATCAGAGCCGATCGATGAGCCAGTTCCGCCCGAACCGATTCCCGATCTGCAACCTCCTAGTCTTGCCAGCCTCCGCCCTCTCAATCCAGCCGAAGAATCGAATTTGCAAACCTGCTTTCCTTGGTCAGTTTTTTACCTGCGGCATTTGGAGTATCATCCGCAGGGAGTTGTTTGCCGTGGACAACTGAGAACTGCGCCGGAAAAGGCATATGACATCATTCGGACCAATATTGAGGCGCAGTTTGGCGATCGCTTTGATGTGATTTTTCAGGAATATTTTCCAGGAGAGCCATTTTTTGAATTGGTGCTGAATTCTGTGCCCGCGTTTGAAGCAAAACATCAGCCGGGTGCGCTGCGTCCTGGATTTGCGTTTGTGCTAGGATTTCTCACGCTATTTACGACGACTTGGGCAGGATTGCAGGTGGTTGGACGAGTGCCAACGATTCCGGCACTATTGGAGGATGGGTTTCCTTATTCGATCGCAATTTTGATGTTTTTTGGTGCGCGCAGTTTTGGGTATTTCATCACGGCACGGAAATTTCAGGTTGCAACGACGTTGCCGTATTTTATTCCGATTATTCCACTGCCCTTTTTCCCCGTTGGGACGATTGGGGGCTTTACGCGGTTGGCATCGCGGATTCCGAATCGCAAGGCGTTGTTTGATATTGGGCTAGTTGGGGCGTTTTTGGGGTTGAGTGTGAGCATTCCGCTGTTAGCGTGGGGCTTGGTGCAGTCGGAATTGGTCGGGGTTCAGGGACAGGCCGGAATTTTTCAGTTTCGGGCGCTTGATCCAAGATTGTCGATCGTGCTTGCCTTGTTTAGTAAGTTAGTCTTTGGGGAAGAGTTGACCGCGGAGGCAGCGATTCGATTACATCCGACGGCGATCGCGGGGTGGATCGGATTATTATTCACGGCATTTAATCTCATGCCGATCGGGCAGCTTGATGGTGGGAGAATGGTTCATGCTATCTTTGGACGGCGGATCGGGGCGAGAATTGGTCGGATTTCGCGATTTTTATTGCTTGGGTTGGCGATTGTGTATCCTCATCTGCTGCTTTGGGCGGTTTTATTATTGTTGTTGCCTGCATTAAATGAACCGACATTAAATGATGTGGTTGAGGTTGATGGATGGCGTGAGGCGATTGGATTTATGGCGTTGGTGATTTTAATCCTTTTAGTGTTGCCTGTGCCAAAGTTTTTAACGGCTGTGTTGGGAATGTAG